From Gemmatimonadaceae bacterium:
CATCATCATTCGCGGCGGCGGCGGCGCGCGCGGCGCCGCGGCGGGTCGTCCGCCCGGTCAAGGCAACGCGACCAAGGCATCGATCGACCACATCGCCTTCGGCATCACGCCGTGGGACACGGATGCCGTGGCGGCCGAACTGACGAAGCGCGGCTTGAGCGCGCGGCCGGATACGGGCGGCAAGGGCGACATTCACGACGAGAAGGCGTTGTATAAGAGTTATCATACCACGACGCCCAATGGTTTCGACCTGCAGATCAGCAACGCGAACAAGGCGAATCGAACGGTGCGGTAAACGGAAGGCGTTGAGTATTACGACGACGGGTCGCGCGGAGCGGCCCGTCGTCGTTTCGGATACACCGTTGGCGACAAGACACCCTGAAATCCTTGCTCAATTCGAACATCGGAGGTTGGCGGACGGCCCGGCGATTCGACATAGTATGTCTGCCATGTCCCCCTCGTTCCCCCTCGCGCTGGCACTCGTGTCGGCGTTCGCGGCGCCCTCGCCGCGGCGGCCTTCGCCCGACGCGACGTTCGTCGGACGCGCGAATGAGCTGCACGTTCGCATTCCACGCGTATCGGCGGATTCCGCCAACGTTGTCATCGACGGGGATTTGAGCGAACCGGTGTGGCAGCGCGCCGCCCTGCTCACCGGATTCTCGCAGTTCGCGCCGCAGGACGGGGTGCCCGCGTCCGATTCGACGCACGTGCTGCTGTGGTATTCGCCGACGGCCCTCTACGTCGGCATTCGCGCGTTCGAGGCGCACGGTCCGCCGCACGCCTCGCTCGCCGATCGCGACAAGATCTCGGCCGACGACAACGTGCAGCTGCTCATCGGCACGTTTCACGACCAGCGGCAGGCGTACGTGTTCGCGGTGAATCCGCTGGGCATTCAGATGGACGGCACGATCGTCGAGACGACCGTGTCGGGCGGCGGATGGACACCGACGCTCTCCGGCCGCACGGCCCCCGATCTGAGCCAGGATTTCGTGTTCGCGTCCAAAGGACGCGTGACGGAGTACGGCTACGAGGTCGAGCTGCGGATTCCGTTTAAAAGTCTCAAATACCAATCCTCTGATGTCCAGAGTTGGGACTTCAACGTCGTGCGCGAGGTCCAGCATTCCGGCTTCGAGGACTCCTGGGCGCCGGCCAAACGCTCGAGCTCCTCGTTCCTCGGCCAGAGTGGGAGCCTGGATGAATTGAGCGGGTTCGATCGCGGGCTGGTGCTCGACGTCAATCCGTTCGTGACGCGGAAGTCCACGGGGGCGCCGTCGCCGGCGGGCTGGAGGTACGAGAGCACGCGACCGCAGCTCGGGACGAACGTTCGGTGGGGAATCACGAACAATCTCACGCTCAACGGAACCGTTCGGCCCGACTTCGCCGAGGTGGAATCCGACGCGGGGCAGTTCGTGATCGATCCACGCCAGGCGCTGTTCTTCCCCGAGAAGCGGCCGTTCTTCCTGGATGGGCTCGAGCAGTTCAGCGTGCCGAACAACCTGATCTACACCAGGCGGATCGCCAAGCCGGAGCTGGCGACGAAGATCACCGGCAAGATGGCCGGCACCAACATTGGATTCCTGAGCGCGAACGACGATCCGAGCCTGTCGTTCAACGGCCGCTATCAGACGACGTACAACATCCTCCGTGCGCAGCGCGACGTCGGCGATCAGTCGCGGATCGGCATGGCGTACACCGACCGCGCGGTCGGCGGCGATTACAATCGCGTCGCCGACGTCGACGGCCGGCTTCTGTTCGCGCAGGTGTGGAACGGCTCGTTCCAATACGCGGAGTCGTTCGACAAGACGCACGACGTCGCGGTCAATGCGCCGCTGTGGTCGGGAACGTTGGCGCGCAATGGAAAGCGGCTGGGGCTGCGCTACAGCCTGAGCGGCATCA
This genomic window contains:
- a CDS encoding DUF5916 domain-containing protein, with the translated sequence MSPSFPLALALVSAFAAPSPRRPSPDATFVGRANELHVRIPRVSADSANVVIDGDLSEPVWQRAALLTGFSQFAPQDGVPASDSTHVLLWYSPTALYVGIRAFEAHGPPHASLADRDKISADDNVQLLIGTFHDQRQAYVFAVNPLGIQMDGTIVETTVSGGGWTPTLSGRTAPDLSQDFVFASKGRVTEYGYEVELRIPFKSLKYQSSDVQSWDFNVVREVQHSGFEDSWAPAKRSSSSFLGQSGSLDELSGFDRGLVLDVNPFVTRKSTGAPSPAGWRYESTRPQLGTNVRWGITNNLTLNGTVRPDFAEVESDAGQFVIDPRQALFFPEKRPFFLDGLEQFSVPNNLIYTRRIAKPELATKITGKMAGTNIGFLSANDDPSLSFNGRYQTTYNILRAQRDVGDQSRIGMAYTDRAVGGDYNRVADVDGRLLFAQVWNGSFQYAESFDKTHDVAVNAPLWSGTLARNGKRLGLRYSLSGISDKFITTSGFISRNGIVHGAADQRGTWFNERGKLFETLTGDILYDDTWQYTHFTRHGDAQDKKFHLSGSAGLRGGWTTGLGVYWETFGYDTQLYRSYQIERTVGATVDTVPFVGVGRIPNRDYVFTLATPQWSRFNATMLYVGGQDENFFEWAQANIDYLSTALTFRPTDRIRLTGNFDYQDYWRRSDGSLAGRNMIPRLKAEYQLTRSMFLRLVGEYDLSEHSDLRDETRTFFPLIINGQKAIAMRSGTVRGDYLFSYQPNPGTVFFVGYGSRADGPPDPNERFTFQPLIRSSDYFFVKYSYLFRF